The following proteins come from a genomic window of Lolium rigidum isolate FL_2022 chromosome 5, APGP_CSIRO_Lrig_0.1, whole genome shotgun sequence:
- the LOC124653969 gene encoding transcription factor IIIB 90 kDa subunit-like: protein MGYCSHCDDECPIVQDEDTNSLCCVTCGKVLSEDWLTAGTGFIKDSSGQSRRDGSLMESIEGGISISRARTEAKGEYEISQIVDGLHVSGREDIIRTALNFYKLALDSNFTKGRQTAHIAAACLYIACRRSEKPYLLIDFSDYLKISVYVLGAVFLQLCQTLLLGEHPIVQKLVDPSLFIHRFTERLLGKRHNAVSDTALRIVASMKRDWMQTGRKPSGICGAALYIAALSHGYDYTKADIAAVVHVCEATLFKRLIEFENTDSGSLTIEDFLAKADEEPVSKCSAKSGEVLCKHKDKSAEHFSHGLCEECYDNFTELSGGLEGGADPPSFQRSEKQRRDAAKRAKEADVVEETLSELHSSDVEDNIMGPGKNRGGKYSTTTSSQIANDFVASKDPEVEGENDQGDSDPENLSDIDDVEVDGYLNNEEETQNKKIIWEEMNKEYLEELAAKEALAAELAAHGVSVGGEKQKKRRRSEDKNSAPAETPAEATCNMLKRKGLGSKINVEAVSALYNTDDEDGKANVKDDMHFDEGYGQDIDDGETFDAGYDNGHWADFNDDGYVDDGGGGGGAYNDYDDADY, encoded by the exons ATGGGTTACTGTAGTCACTGTGACGATGAATGCCCAATTGTGCAGGATGAGGACACCAATTCGCT ATGCTGTGTGACTTGCGGGAAGGTTCTTTCGGAGGATTGGCTTACTGCAGGGACTGGTTTTATCAAGGATAGCTCGGGACAG AGCCGCAGAGATGGAAGTCTTATGGAGAGCATTGAGGGTGGCATTTCGATATCTCGCGCCAGAACTGAAGCGAAAG GAGAATATGAGATTTCGCAGATTGTCGATGGCCTGCATGTGAGTGGTAGAGAAGATATCATTCGCACTGCTCTTAACTTTTATAAA CTAGCTCTTGACAGTAACTTTACTAAGGGCCGTCAAACAGCTCATATTGCAGCTGCTTGTCTTTACATTGCTTGCCG GCGAAGTGAAAAACCTTATCTTCTTATCGATTTCTCGGACTATTTGAAAATAAGTGT TTATGTCCTAGGTGCTGTTTTCCTGCAGCTTTGTCAAACACTGCTACTCGGAGAACACCCAATTGTTCAAAAGCTTGTAGATCCTAGCCTTTTCATCCACCGTTTTACCGAAC GTTTACTGGGAAAAAGGCACAATGCTGTCTCAGACACGGCTCTACGCATCGTAGCTAGCATGAAGCGAGACTGGATGCAG ACTGGGAGGAAGCCAAGTGGTATATGTGGTGCAGCATTGTATATCGCTGCACTTTCTCATGGATACGATTACACGAAGGCAGATATT GCTGCTGTTGTGCATGTCTGTGAGGCAACGCTATTTAAGCGCTTGATAGAGTTTGAAAATACAGATTCTGGTAGCTTAACG ATTGAAGATTTTTTGGCAAAGGCTGATGAAGAGCCAGTTTCAAAATGTTCAGCCAAGTCTGGAGAAGTCCTTTGCAAGCACAAGGATAAGAGTGCCGAGCATTTTTCTCATGGACTTTGTGAGGAATGCTATGACAAT TTCACTGAGCTGTCAGGTGGACTGGAAGGTGGTGCTGACCCTCCATCTTTCCAACGATCTGAAAAACAAAGACGGGATGCTGCTAAAAGAGCTAAGGAAGCTGACGTGGTTGAGGAAACACTATCTGAGTTACATAGTTCTGATGTTGAAGATAACATCATGGGCCCTGGGAAG AATCGTGGAGGCAAATATTCGACAACTACTTCCAGCCAAATTGCAAATGATTTTGTTGCTTCCAAAGATCCTGAAGTGGAAG GTGAAAATGATCAAGGTGATTCTGATCCAGAAAATCTTTCTGATATTGATGATGTGGAG GTTGACGGGTATCTTAACAATGAGGAGGAAACACAGAACAAAAAGATTATCTGGGAGGAAATGAACAAAGAATACCTAGAG GAACTAGCTGCAAAAGAAGCTTTAGCTGCTGAACTGGCAGCCCATGGCGTGTCTGTTGGAGGGGAGAAACAGAAG AAACGAAGACGTAGTGAAGACAAGAACTCCGCACCTGCCGAAACACCAGCAGAAGCAACATGCAACATGTTGAAGCGGAAG GGTCTTGGCTCAAAAATCAATGTTGAAGCTGTTAGTGCATTGTACAAT ACTGACGACGAAGATGGCAAAGCAAATGTCAAAGATGACATGCACTTTGATGAGGGTTATGGACAAGATATTGATGATGGTGAAACATTTGATGCTGGTTATGACAATGGTCACTGGGCTGATTTCAACGACGATGGCTACGTTGatgatggtggtggcggtggtggggccTATAATGATTATGATGATGCTGATTACTAG
- the LOC124651133 gene encoding uncharacterized protein DDB_G0292642-like yields MDDDLVAAEALQLEEVLRLSAHSCMTACAVCRQMIISVEASWKPENCDHVICIDCFATHTTEAVATEVPKCPVATCKFHFKPQIHEVMDVDDDDVLRELGQCSSGTPICAVCRLIIISLEASWKPDNCDHIICIACFAIHISEGSKCPVAFCGTLLKPEVIDVADDDGDAGSSTSVNVMDKGKGKQPCNDMLQELGQSSSSWGAMIIDDFYCTICMEEVPAIECFPIGGCTHIFCVSCVRQYIAAKVEENVLSIGCPDPGCKDGSLHPEECRDVIPTPLFQRWGAALCDMAFGTLKFYCPFNDCSKLLIDDHRDGDAAITDVECPHCSRMFCAQCKVPWHDGVDCAEFQRLGEDERGREDLLLRKVAQKSKWQRCPKCKMYVERVEGCVYIVCRCSHRFCYLCGSAMVKGNHHCSKCKRTW; encoded by the exons ATGGATGATGACTTGGTGGCAGCCGAAGCTCTGCAGCTTGAAGAAGTCCTCCGACTCTCAGCTCACTCTTGTATGACGGCCTGTGCGGTTTGCAGACAGATGATCATATCGGTGGAAGCATCATGGAAGCCTGAAAATTGTGATCATGTCATCTGCATTGATTGCTTTGCCACACACACAACCGAGGCGGTGGCCACCGAGGTGCCCAAGTGCCCAGTTGCTACTTGCAAGTTTCACTTCAAGCCACAGATTCATGAAGTTATGGATGTAGACGACGATGATGTGCTGCGAGAGCTCGGCCAATGTTCCAGCGGCACGCCGATCTGTGCAGTTTGCAGGCTGATAATCATATCACTGGAGGCATCCTGGAAACCTGATAACTGTGATCATATCATCTGCATTGCCTGCTTCGCCATACACATATCTGAGGGTTCCAAGTGCCCGGTTGCCTTTTGTGGAACTCTGCTCAAGCCAGAGGTCATTGATGTcgctgatgatgatggtgatgcagGCAGCTCGACCTCAGTTAACGTAATGGACAAAGGTAAAGGCAAGCAACCGTGCAATGACATGCTGCAAGAGTTAGGCCAATCTTCCAGCTCGTGGGGTGCGATGATCATCGACGACTTCTACTGCACCATCTGCATGGAGGAAGTGCCGGCCATAGAGTGTTTCCCCATCGGCGGGTGCACACACATATTCTGCGTCAGCTGCGTGAGGCAGTACATTGCCGCGAAGGTGGAAGAGAATGTGCTGTCCATCGGCTGCCCAGACCCAGGCTGCAAGGACGGCTCGTTGCACCCGGAGGAGTGCCGGGATGTGATCCCTACTCCGCTGTTCCAGCGGTGGGGCGCCGCGCTCTGTGACATGGCATTTGGGACGCTCAAGTTCTACTGCCCCTTCAATGATTGCTCGAAGTTGCTGATCGATGACCACCGAGATGGGGATGCTGCGATAACGGATGTGGAGTGTCCCCATTGCTCCCGGATGTTCTGTGCGCAGTGCAAGGTGCCGTGGCACGACGGTGTGGACTGCGCCGAGTTCCAGCGGCTCGGTGAGGACGAGCGTGGCCGCGAGGACCTGCTGCTGAGGAAGGTCGCGCAGAAGAGCAAGTGGCAGAGGTGCCCCAAATGCAAGATGTACGTCGAGAGGGTGGAAGGCTGTGTGTACATCGTCTGCAG GTGCAGCCACCGCTTCTGCTACCTGTGCGGCTCTGCAATGGTGAAGGGCAACCATCATTGCAGCAAGTGCAAGCGCACGTGGTGA